From one Mycolicibacterium sp. HK-90 genomic stretch:
- the msrB gene encoding peptide-methionine (R)-S-oxide reductase MsrB — MTTEGPRLELTDDQWREKLTPEEFAVLRRAGTERPFTGEYTDTKTEGVYECRACGAELFRSTEKFESHCGWPSFYDPADSAAVILRPDNTLGMRRVEVLCANCHSHLGHVFEGEGYPTPTDQRYCINSISLRLVPKSA, encoded by the coding sequence ATGACGACCGAGGGCCCCAGGCTGGAACTGACCGACGACCAGTGGCGCGAGAAGCTCACCCCGGAGGAGTTCGCGGTCCTGCGTCGGGCCGGCACCGAGCGTCCTTTCACCGGTGAGTACACCGACACCAAGACCGAAGGTGTCTACGAGTGCCGGGCCTGCGGGGCCGAACTCTTCCGCAGCACCGAGAAATTCGAATCCCACTGCGGCTGGCCGTCGTTCTACGACCCGGCCGATTCGGCCGCGGTGATCCTGCGGCCGGACAACACCCTGGGGATGCGCCGGGTCGAGGTGTTGTGCGCCAACTGCCACAGCCACCTGGGGCACGTTTTCGAGGGCGAGGGCTACCCGACCCCGACCGACCAGCGGTACTGCATCAACTCGATCTCGCTGCGTCTGGTGCCCAAGTCCGCCTGA